A single genomic interval of Prionailurus viverrinus isolate Anna chromosome A2, UM_Priviv_1.0, whole genome shotgun sequence harbors:
- the LOC125151502 gene encoding olfactory receptor 6V1-like encodes MTNLSHPSEFVLLGFSSFGELQVLLCGPFLMLYLLAFLGNTVIIVTVIANTNLHTPMYFFPGNFSLLETLVTITTVPRMLSDMLVPCKVISFNGCMAQFYFYFSLGSTSFLILSDMALDRFVAICHPLRCGTLMSWDVCIQLAGASWAAPFLAMVPTVFSQAYLSYCHDNIINHFFCDNAPLLQLSCSDTSLQEFWEFVMALAFVLSSFLVTLISYGYIVTTVLRIPSASGHQKAFSTCGSHLTLVFIGYRSGTIFLHVRSGKEHSMEVNKTVALVTSVLTPFLNIFILTLCNETVKEVLRGQMQRLKGLHKAL; translated from the coding sequence ATGACAAATCTGAGCCACCCTTCTGAATTTGTGCTCTTGGGTTTCTCCTCTTTTGGTGAGCTGCAAGTTCTGCTGTGTGGGCCTTTCCTCATGCTTTATCTTCTTGCCTTCCTGGGAAACACTGTCATCATAGTCACAGTCATAGCCAACACCAACCTACATactcccatgtacttcttccCGGGTAACTTTTCACTGCTGGAGACCTTGGTGACCATAACTACAGTGCCTAGGATGCTTTCAGACATGCTGGTACCCTGCAAAGTCATTTCCTTCAATGGCTGCATGGCCCAGTTCTACTTCTACTTTTCCCTGGGTTCCACCTCCTTCCTCATCCTGTCAGACATGGCTCTTGACCGCTTTGTGGCCATCTGCCATCCACTGCGCTGTGGAACTTTGATGAGCTGGGATGTGTGTATCCAGTTGGCAGGGGCTTCCTGGGCAGCTCCTTTCTTAGCCATGGTGCCCACTGTCTTCTCCCAGGCTTATCTCAGTTATTGCCATGACAACATCATTAACCACTTCTTCTGTGACAATGCACCTCTGCTGCAACTGTCCTGCTCAGACACCAGCCTGCAGGAATTCTGGGAATTTGTGATGGCCTTAGCCTTTGTCCTCAGTTCCTTCCTGGTGACCCTCATCTCCTATGGCTATATTGTGACCACTGTGCTGAGGATCCCCTCTGCTAGTGGCCATCAGAAGGCTTTCTCAACCTGTGGATCCCACCTCACCTTGGTCTTCATTGGCTACAGGTCTGGCACCATCTTCCTTCATGTCAGGTCTGGCAAAGAACATTCTATGGAAGTCAACAAGACTGTAGCCTTGGTGACATCAGTCCTCACCCCCTTTCTCAATATCTTTATCCTTACCCTCTGCAATGAGACAGTCAAGGAAGTGCTACGGGGGCAGATGCAGAGGCTTAAAGGCCTCCACAAGGCTCTATGA